A single region of the Thermoflexus sp. genome encodes:
- a CDS encoding glycoside hydrolase family 36 protein: MLIFTDPSGIHWPTGMALEATDGSTWLPSAWRMIGESSTAGQDLHGAFQEQQEILQADGWEAVRIMRRYAGATGVRLQIRRTGKSPVSLRRMVVLTGDLQAPLPPPRWRFYQNGFHSWSFSGTTPAAASDSGTRWGPLGAPMTFDVALPPGPRGVRRSDLVAALIIGERALILGQITTADQFVKIELDLRGAPRLRVYAELDGIPIGPDEEIASEWIWVEWRDATDPDPFGGYAEAVAREMRPRARAQAPSGWCSWYFYYTGVQAKDILENLKALIEHRDRLPVDLIQIDDGFQAAVGDWTQFSPRFPEGVASLAHAIQEAGFTPGLWLAPFLAWPEARVAREHPDWLLRDARGRPVSAGFNWYRWLRALDPTHPGVEEWLRELIHTVVHRWGFPYLKLDFLYAAALPGRRYDPRATRAQALRRGLQAIREAAGKEAFLLGCGCPLGPAIGLVDGMRIGPDVAPHWAPRMFGLSFPFQRERSLPAVRNAVRNTLTRAWMHRRWWWNDPDCLLLRSESTLLSEEEIHLLITAIAMSGGMVIDSDPVFKLKENRRTWWSAMLPPHGQRPQVIDLLEREFPRVLLLRRELAGAPMVWIGLLNPEDHPWLTEIPLQALGLPEAVWGFEFWSRIAQRLEGRLSIALPPHSAALWTLRPIQPGFQWIGSTLRLPPGEEIIGLEEGEEGGYWELLRRPWTEGEMWIYSPTSDFDLRWEGQPMMAAAAGPGLYRVAVAFQGRGRLEARRVRPHNGI; this comes from the coding sequence ATGCTCATCTTCACAGACCCCTCCGGCATCCACTGGCCCACCGGGATGGCCCTGGAAGCGACCGATGGATCTACGTGGCTTCCTTCCGCATGGCGCATGATCGGGGAATCCTCCACCGCCGGGCAGGATCTCCATGGGGCGTTTCAGGAACAGCAGGAGATCCTTCAGGCGGACGGATGGGAAGCGGTGCGGATCATGCGTCGTTACGCGGGGGCCACAGGGGTTCGGTTGCAGATCCGCCGAACCGGGAAGTCCCCTGTTTCGCTGCGCCGCATGGTGGTTCTAACCGGCGATCTCCAGGCTCCCCTCCCCCCTCCCCGCTGGCGGTTCTATCAGAACGGATTCCACTCCTGGAGCTTCAGCGGGACCACCCCCGCGGCCGCCTCAGACTCCGGTACACGATGGGGACCTCTGGGCGCGCCGATGACCTTCGATGTCGCCCTCCCCCCGGGACCTCGAGGGGTCCGCCGGAGCGATCTGGTGGCTGCCCTGATCATCGGCGAGCGCGCGCTCATCCTCGGCCAGATCACCACGGCAGACCAGTTCGTGAAGATCGAGCTGGATCTGCGAGGCGCTCCCCGGCTCCGCGTTTACGCCGAGCTGGATGGGATCCCGATCGGCCCGGATGAGGAGATCGCCTCGGAGTGGATCTGGGTGGAATGGCGGGACGCCACGGACCCGGACCCGTTCGGGGGCTATGCGGAGGCGGTCGCCCGCGAGATGCGCCCCCGGGCGCGGGCGCAGGCGCCCTCCGGCTGGTGCTCCTGGTATTTTTACTACACCGGCGTGCAGGCGAAGGATATCCTGGAGAATCTGAAAGCGTTGATTGAGCATCGCGATCGACTTCCTGTAGATCTGATCCAGATCGACGATGGGTTCCAGGCAGCGGTAGGGGATTGGACGCAGTTCAGCCCTCGCTTCCCGGAGGGAGTGGCTTCGCTGGCCCATGCGATCCAGGAGGCTGGCTTCACCCCGGGGCTGTGGCTGGCCCCCTTTCTCGCCTGGCCGGAGGCCCGGGTCGCCCGGGAGCATCCGGACTGGTTGTTGCGGGATGCCCGGGGACGGCCGGTCTCCGCGGGCTTCAACTGGTATCGCTGGCTTCGCGCTCTGGATCCCACCCATCCAGGCGTCGAGGAATGGCTCCGGGAGCTCATCCATACGGTGGTCCACCGTTGGGGGTTTCCCTATCTCAAGCTGGACTTCCTGTATGCGGCCGCGCTGCCTGGGCGTCGCTATGATCCCAGAGCCACGCGGGCCCAGGCCCTCCGGCGGGGCCTGCAGGCCATCCGGGAGGCCGCTGGCAAGGAGGCCTTCCTGCTGGGATGCGGATGCCCCCTGGGCCCGGCCATCGGTCTGGTCGACGGCATGCGGATCGGGCCGGATGTCGCCCCCCACTGGGCGCCCCGTATGTTTGGCCTGAGCTTCCCTTTCCAGCGCGAACGCAGCCTCCCCGCCGTTCGCAACGCTGTCCGCAACACGCTCACGCGGGCCTGGATGCATCGCCGCTGGTGGTGGAACGATCCCGATTGCCTGCTGTTGCGTTCGGAATCCACGCTCCTTTCCGAAGAGGAAATCCACCTGCTGATCACCGCCATCGCGATGAGCGGCGGGATGGTGATCGACAGCGATCCGGTCTTCAAACTGAAGGAAAATCGCCGGACATGGTGGTCTGCCATGCTCCCCCCTCACGGGCAGCGGCCGCAGGTGATCGATCTGCTGGAGCGGGAGTTCCCCCGGGTCCTCCTCCTGCGCCGGGAACTCGCCGGGGCGCCGATGGTATGGATCGGCCTGCTGAACCCGGAAGATCATCCGTGGCTAACGGAGATCCCCCTCCAGGCCCTGGGGCTCCCGGAGGCCGTGTGGGGGTTCGAGTTCTGGTCCCGGATAGCGCAGCGGCTGGAGGGGCGGCTTTCCATCGCGTTGCCTCCGCACAGCGCGGCCCTCTGGACCCTGCGGCCCATCCAGCCGGGATTCCAGTGGATTGGATCCACCCTCCGTCTGCCGCCGGGGGAAGAGATCATCGGGCTGGAGGAGGGAGAGGAAGGGGGATACTGGGAGCTCCTCCGGAGGCCATGGACCGAGGGAGAGATGTGGATCTACAGCCCGACGTCGGATTTCGACCTGCGCTGGGAAGGACAGCCGATGATGGCAGCCGCGGCAGGGCCCGGATTGTATCGCGTGGCGGTCGCCTTTCAGGGCCGGGGGCGCCTGGAGGCGCGGAGGGTTCGGCCGCATAATGGCATCTGA
- a CDS encoding isocitrate/isopropylmalate family dehydrogenase — protein sequence MQWNRQSPWTIVVMEGDQTGQELLEEALRVLDPGVVRVPLRFLRFDLSLENRRRTRNGVVIEAAEAMKETGLGLKAATITPEDPSDVGSPNALLREHIDGKVILRVGRRIPGVRPIGGVVGPVAIVRMAVEDAYNAREWREGEGLEEVAYRLDRITRGTCRAVAEFAFWYARRIGAKVFGGPKWTVSRVYEGMFKEELDAAARRYPDVRYEPQLIDATLALLFTRAAEPLVIPCLNRDGDLLSDLILQMFGSIAGSESLLLSFDDRLQIRVVMAEAPHGTAPALYRKNIANPMAMILAGAALLSFIEDESAQRASRAIYEAVFESVYDGIATADLGGSATTTEFTDEVIRRVTRKLEIWEALRLTGSPGIGAREAG from the coding sequence ATGCAGTGGAACCGGCAGAGCCCATGGACGATCGTGGTGATGGAAGGGGATCAGACGGGGCAGGAGCTCCTGGAGGAAGCGCTGCGGGTGCTGGATCCAGGGGTCGTCCGCGTTCCCCTGCGGTTTCTCCGGTTCGACCTGAGCCTGGAAAACCGGCGGCGCACCCGCAACGGGGTGGTGATCGAAGCGGCGGAGGCCATGAAGGAGACGGGGCTGGGCCTGAAGGCTGCCACCATCACGCCGGAGGATCCTTCCGATGTGGGCAGCCCCAACGCCCTCCTTCGGGAGCACATCGATGGGAAAGTGATCCTCCGGGTTGGCCGCCGCATCCCGGGGGTGCGGCCGATCGGCGGGGTAGTGGGGCCGGTGGCCATCGTGCGCATGGCGGTGGAGGACGCCTACAACGCGCGGGAATGGCGGGAAGGCGAAGGGCTGGAGGAGGTCGCCTATCGACTGGATCGCATCACCCGCGGGACATGCCGGGCGGTGGCCGAGTTCGCCTTCTGGTATGCCCGGCGCATCGGAGCGAAGGTTTTCGGGGGGCCCAAGTGGACGGTGAGCCGGGTATATGAGGGGATGTTCAAGGAGGAGCTGGATGCGGCGGCCCGTCGCTACCCGGACGTGCGCTACGAGCCCCAGCTGATCGATGCCACGCTGGCTCTCCTGTTCACTCGGGCGGCCGAGCCGCTCGTGATCCCATGCCTCAACCGCGACGGGGATCTGCTCAGCGATCTGATCCTCCAGATGTTCGGCTCCATCGCGGGGAGCGAGTCGCTGCTGCTTTCCTTCGACGATCGCCTCCAGATCCGGGTTGTGATGGCGGAAGCCCCCCACGGCACCGCCCCCGCCCTTTACCGGAAGAACATCGCCAACCCCATGGCCATGATCCTGGCGGGAGCCGCCCTTCTTTCATTCATTGAAGACGAATCCGCCCAGCGGGCCAGCCGCGCCATCTATGAGGCGGTCTTCGAAAGCGTCTACGATGGAATCGCCACGGCAGACCTGGGCGGATCGGCGACCACCACCGAGTTCACCGATGAGGTGATCCGTCGGGTGACCCGCAAGCTGGAGATCTGGGAAGCGCTACGGCTCACCGGCAGCCCCGGCATCGGCGCGCGGGAGGCGGGATAG
- a CDS encoding nucleotidyl transferase AbiEii/AbiGii toxin family protein, with the protein MLVYGEPRLTRDVDVTLGLTLKALPLVLSVADRIGLQVPVEDVGAFVQQTWALPTLHPPSGLRVDFIFSWTPYEQQAMARAREIEIEGYPVRFAAPEDVIIHKILAGRMRDLEDIRSILRKQAVDTDYIRQWLKAFSEALNQDVLSIFENIYGEVQAEL; encoded by the coding sequence GTGCTGGTGTATGGAGAGCCGCGCCTGACCCGGGATGTGGACGTCACCCTGGGCCTCACGCTGAAGGCCCTCCCTCTGGTGCTGAGCGTGGCTGATCGAATCGGGCTTCAGGTTCCGGTGGAAGATGTCGGGGCTTTCGTCCAGCAGACCTGGGCGCTCCCCACCCTTCACCCCCCCAGTGGCCTGCGGGTGGACTTCATTTTCTCCTGGACGCCTTACGAGCAGCAGGCCATGGCTCGCGCCCGTGAGATTGAGATCGAAGGCTACCCGGTGCGGTTCGCTGCTCCCGAGGACGTGATCATCCACAAAATCCTGGCCGGGCGTATGAGGGATCTGGAGGATATCCGCAGCATCCTTCGCAAGCAGGCTGTGGATACAGATTACATCCGCCAGTGGCTGAAGGCTTTTTCCGAAGCTCTGAACCAGGATGTTCTCAGCATATTCGAGAACATCTACGGAGAAGTTCAAGCTGAGCTTTGA
- a CDS encoding cupredoxin family copper-binding protein: MLRRLWLFRAFLFLGITACAAPAAPATPTSRPPTPAPRRTVSPTPVSGPPQVTLKNFAFRPAELEVVVGTTVEWINQEESASHTVTSGTPDYPSGVFDSGRLRPGDSFRFTFQQPGTYEYFCAIHPRMRGRIIVKPAPGAGYGD, encoded by the coding sequence ATGCTGCGCCGGTTATGGCTCTTCCGGGCGTTCCTGTTTCTGGGGATCACGGCCTGTGCGGCGCCGGCGGCACCTGCCACCCCGACCTCCCGGCCCCCGACGCCGGCTCCGAGGCGGACGGTCTCGCCTACCCCGGTCAGCGGCCCCCCGCAGGTCACCCTCAAGAACTTCGCCTTTCGGCCGGCGGAGCTGGAAGTCGTGGTGGGGACCACGGTGGAATGGATCAACCAGGAGGAATCCGCCTCGCATACGGTGACCAGCGGGACGCCGGATTACCCCAGCGGGGTTTTCGATTCGGGTCGGCTGCGCCCAGGGGATTCGTTCCGCTTCACGTTTCAGCAGCCGGGGACCTATGAATATTTCTGCGCGATCCATCCGCGCATGCGCGGACGGATCATCGTGAAACCGGCGCCCGGCGCAGGGTATGGGGATTGA
- the polA gene encoding DNA polymerase I, which yields MAPLVVLIDGHSLAYRAYYALLRQGLQTRKGEPTHAVYGFTSMLLKVWREHRPDYMAVAFDVGRTFRHEAFGEYKATRAERPSDFDVQMARIHQIIDAFAIPKLTAEGYEADDVIGTVAHQALQRGMEVLIVTGDTDAFQLIRPGIRVLTSRRHFDDIVIYDVEAIRERYGLEPHQLVDLKALTGDPSDNIPGVRGIGERTATELLKRYGSLENIYAHLEEIQPERIRRLLEAGREQAFLSQQLVRIRVDVPITVDWEACRVGRYDREAVLALFQELEFRSLMNRLPNGTAPLGAAAAAAEASGPASQLTLFPEPMGPAVIQPLAVPRLRTEHLPRPTAATVVTDEAGLAALREALERAPRFAFDVETDALSPMSAGLVGLSFAVEEGRGYYVPVGHRDGSPQLPLPRVLEALGPVLRDPGRPKVGHHAKFDMLVLARHGVEVEGLAFDTMVAEWVLNPAAYGLNLKHLAWLRLGVEMTTIEQLIGKGKGQRSFADVPVSAAAPYAAADADLTLRIARVQEEELRRQGLWNLFAEIEIPLIPVLVRMEQTGILIDVPLLQQMSKEFERRIQILAQEIYRWVGYAFNLDSPRQLSDALFGKLQLPTVNVPRTGTGMYSTSSEVLESLRGAHPVIDLILEYRQLAKLKSTYVDALPRMIHPATGRIHPLYHQTGTVTGRISASDPNIQNIPIRTELGKQIRRAFIAPPGSVLLSADYSQIELRILAHITKDPGLIAAFQAGEDIHRATAAKAFGIPIEQVTDEQRNFAKRINYGLIYGMSAHGLAQQLGISRREAERFIQQYFAAFPRVKAYIEAIKEQVARKGYVETLLGRRRYFPEMMPAAPGQPPRRLPEAVRRKAEREAINAPIQGSAADIIKVAMIRIDRALRAQGLRARMIMQVHDELVFEVPEEEIETVRALVEDHMRHAYPLAVPLEVEIHIGPHWS from the coding sequence ATGGCTCCGCTGGTGGTGCTGATCGACGGACATTCCCTGGCCTACCGGGCCTATTACGCGCTGCTCCGTCAGGGGCTTCAGACCCGCAAGGGGGAACCCACGCATGCGGTCTATGGCTTCACATCGATGCTCCTGAAGGTGTGGCGGGAGCACCGCCCGGATTATATGGCGGTGGCCTTCGACGTCGGACGGACCTTCCGCCACGAGGCCTTCGGGGAATACAAGGCGACCCGGGCGGAACGCCCTTCGGATTTCGACGTCCAGATGGCTCGGATCCATCAGATCATCGACGCGTTCGCGATCCCGAAATTAACCGCCGAGGGCTACGAAGCGGATGACGTGATCGGCACCGTGGCGCACCAGGCCCTTCAGCGGGGCATGGAGGTCCTGATCGTCACCGGCGATACCGACGCTTTCCAGCTGATCCGGCCGGGCATTCGGGTGCTCACCTCGCGCCGCCATTTCGACGACATCGTGATCTATGATGTGGAAGCGATCCGCGAGCGCTACGGCCTGGAGCCCCACCAGCTGGTGGACCTCAAGGCCCTCACCGGCGATCCAAGCGACAACATCCCCGGGGTTCGGGGGATCGGGGAGCGGACGGCCACGGAGCTGCTGAAGCGCTACGGTTCCCTGGAGAACATCTACGCGCATCTGGAGGAGATCCAGCCGGAGCGGATCCGCCGTCTGCTGGAGGCGGGGCGGGAGCAGGCGTTCCTGAGCCAGCAGCTGGTCCGGATCCGCGTGGATGTCCCGATCACGGTGGATTGGGAGGCCTGTCGGGTCGGGCGATACGATCGGGAGGCAGTGCTGGCCCTCTTCCAGGAGCTGGAGTTCCGGAGCCTGATGAACCGGCTCCCCAACGGGACAGCCCCGCTGGGAGCCGCAGCGGCTGCTGCGGAGGCATCGGGGCCGGCCAGCCAGCTCACCCTCTTCCCGGAGCCGATGGGGCCAGCGGTGATCCAGCCCCTCGCAGTGCCCCGGTTGCGGACGGAGCATCTCCCTCGCCCGACCGCGGCGACGGTGGTCACGGATGAGGCGGGGCTGGCCGCGCTCCGGGAGGCGCTGGAACGGGCGCCCCGCTTCGCTTTCGACGTGGAGACCGACGCCCTATCGCCGATGTCCGCCGGCCTGGTTGGGCTCTCCTTCGCTGTGGAGGAGGGCCGTGGCTATTACGTCCCGGTGGGCCATCGGGATGGATCCCCCCAGCTGCCCCTCCCCCGCGTCCTGGAGGCCCTGGGGCCTGTGCTGCGGGATCCGGGGCGGCCGAAAGTTGGCCATCACGCCAAGTTCGACATGCTGGTCCTGGCCCGCCACGGGGTGGAAGTCGAGGGCCTGGCCTTCGACACGATGGTCGCCGAGTGGGTGCTGAACCCGGCCGCCTATGGCCTCAACCTCAAACATCTGGCCTGGCTCCGGCTCGGGGTGGAGATGACCACCATCGAGCAGCTGATCGGGAAGGGGAAGGGCCAGCGCTCCTTCGCGGATGTCCCGGTCTCCGCAGCGGCCCCTTACGCCGCCGCCGATGCGGACCTCACCCTGCGCATCGCGCGGGTTCAGGAAGAGGAGCTGCGCCGGCAGGGATTGTGGAACCTCTTCGCGGAGATCGAGATCCCCCTGATCCCGGTGCTGGTCCGGATGGAGCAGACGGGCATCCTGATCGACGTCCCCCTCTTGCAGCAGATGTCGAAGGAGTTCGAGCGGCGGATCCAGATCCTGGCCCAGGAGATCTACCGCTGGGTAGGCTATGCGTTCAACCTGGATTCCCCCCGTCAGCTCTCGGACGCCCTGTTCGGGAAGCTCCAGCTGCCGACCGTCAACGTCCCGCGGACCGGGACGGGGATGTATTCGACCTCGAGCGAGGTGTTGGAGAGCCTGCGGGGCGCCCATCCGGTGATCGATCTTATCCTGGAATACCGGCAGTTGGCCAAGCTGAAGAGCACCTATGTGGATGCCCTGCCGCGGATGATCCATCCGGCCACCGGCCGCATCCATCCCCTCTATCATCAGACCGGGACGGTGACGGGGCGGATCTCGGCGAGCGATCCCAACATCCAGAACATCCCCATCCGCACCGAGCTGGGCAAGCAGATCCGCCGGGCCTTCATCGCCCCGCCCGGTTCGGTCCTCCTCTCGGCCGATTACTCCCAGATCGAGCTGCGCATCCTGGCGCACATCACGAAAGATCCGGGGCTGATCGCGGCCTTCCAGGCGGGGGAGGACATCCATCGGGCCACGGCGGCGAAGGCCTTCGGGATCCCCATCGAGCAGGTCACCGATGAGCAGCGGAACTTCGCCAAGCGGATCAACTACGGGTTGATCTACGGGATGAGCGCCCATGGGCTGGCCCAGCAGCTGGGGATCTCCCGGCGGGAGGCGGAGCGGTTCATTCAGCAATATTTCGCCGCCTTCCCGCGGGTGAAGGCCTATATCGAAGCCATCAAAGAACAGGTGGCCCGGAAGGGGTATGTGGAGACCCTTCTGGGACGCCGCCGGTATTTCCCCGAGATGATGCCGGCGGCCCCCGGGCAGCCGCCGCGCCGGCTTCCGGAAGCGGTCCGCCGCAAAGCGGAGCGGGAGGCCATCAATGCCCCCATCCAGGGCAGCGCGGCGGACATCATCAAGGTAGCGATGATCCGGATCGATCGGGCCCTCCGGGCGCAGGGGCTGCGCGCCCGGATGATCATGCAGGTCCATGACGAGCTGGTCTTCGAGGTGCCGGAGGAGGAGATAGAGACCGTGCGCGCGCTGGTGGAAGATCACATGCGCCACGCCTATCCCCTGGCCGTGCCCCTGGAAGTGGAGATCCACATCGGGCCCCACTGGTCTTGA
- a CDS encoding YbaK/EbsC family protein: MSVRGPQDVQAFLERHLPGTPVRILDQSTATAVEAAAAVGCPLGAIVKSLLFIAGEDPRLVLVAGDRKADQRLLAALWGIPRKRIRIADPETVLRVTGYEVGGVPPVAHAMPLEVWIDASLARYETLWAAAGARNALFPIAFADLVRITGGRVAEFTVEATPGEEARKPANS, translated from the coding sequence GTGTCCGTCCGTGGCCCTCAGGATGTGCAGGCGTTTCTGGAACGACATCTTCCCGGAACCCCGGTGCGGATTCTGGATCAAAGCACTGCCACCGCAGTGGAAGCGGCAGCGGCGGTGGGATGTCCGCTGGGGGCGATCGTCAAGTCGCTGCTCTTCATCGCGGGGGAAGATCCCCGGCTGGTGCTGGTGGCCGGGGATCGAAAGGCCGATCAGCGTCTCCTGGCCGCCCTGTGGGGGATCCCCCGCAAACGCATTCGGATTGCGGACCCGGAGACCGTGTTGCGGGTGACCGGCTATGAGGTCGGCGGGGTGCCTCCCGTCGCCCATGCGATGCCCCTGGAGGTCTGGATCGATGCCTCGCTCGCCCGTTATGAAACCCTCTGGGCAGCAGCGGGCGCCCGCAACGCCCTGTTCCCCATCGCTTTCGCGGATCTGGTGCGCATCACCGGCGGCCGGGTGGCCGAATTCACCGTGGAAGCGACGCCGGGAGAGGAGGCCCGGAAACCAGCGAACTCATGA
- a CDS encoding 8-oxoguanine deaminase, producing MPTLLLRNAEVLVTMDDARRRIPDGGLFARDGVIEQVGPTHALPPEADLIVDARGMVVIPGLVNTHHHLYQTLTRVIAQNAKLFDWLRALYPIWARMDAEAVYISALVGMAELLHSGCTTTSDHLYLFPNGARLDDEIRAAQEIGIRFHATRGAMSLGESKGGLPPDAVVEDEDAILKDMQRVIEAYHDPRPYAMCRVALAPCSPFSVTPDLMREAAGMARQYGVMLHTHLAETRDEEEYCLARFGKRPVAYAMELGWEGPDVWFAHVVHVRAEEIAFLARAGAGVAHCPSSNMRLASGIAPIRAMLDHGVKVGLGVDGSASNDASHMLAEARQAMLLQRVALERPDALTAEEALWLATRGGAAVLGRDDIGQLSPGKAADFAGWRLDRLDYAGALHDPVAALVFCQPRPADLVVVQGKVIIEDGALLTVEEGRLIERHNQIARRIVRGE from the coding sequence ATGCCGACCTTGTTGCTGCGCAATGCAGAGGTGCTGGTCACCATGGATGATGCACGGCGCCGCATCCCCGACGGCGGCCTCTTCGCCCGAGATGGCGTGATCGAACAGGTGGGCCCCACCCATGCGCTTCCCCCCGAAGCGGATCTCATCGTCGACGCCCGCGGGATGGTAGTGATCCCGGGCCTGGTGAACACCCATCATCATCTCTATCAGACCCTCACCCGGGTGATCGCTCAGAACGCGAAATTGTTCGACTGGCTGCGCGCCCTCTATCCCATCTGGGCGCGCATGGATGCGGAGGCGGTTTATATCAGCGCCCTGGTGGGGATGGCTGAGCTCCTCCACTCCGGATGCACCACCACCAGCGACCACCTGTATCTCTTCCCGAACGGCGCGCGGCTCGACGATGAGATCCGGGCCGCCCAGGAGATCGGGATCCGGTTTCACGCCACCCGCGGTGCCATGTCCCTGGGCGAATCGAAAGGCGGCCTCCCGCCGGATGCGGTGGTGGAGGACGAGGACGCCATCCTGAAGGATATGCAGCGGGTCATCGAAGCCTATCACGATCCCCGGCCCTATGCGATGTGCCGCGTGGCCCTGGCCCCGTGTTCCCCGTTCTCCGTCACTCCGGATCTCATGCGGGAGGCGGCGGGGATGGCCCGCCAGTATGGCGTGATGCTCCACACCCATCTGGCGGAGACCCGGGACGAGGAGGAATACTGCCTGGCGCGTTTCGGCAAGCGGCCGGTGGCTTACGCCATGGAGCTGGGATGGGAGGGCCCCGATGTCTGGTTCGCGCACGTGGTGCACGTTCGCGCCGAGGAAATCGCCTTCCTGGCCCGGGCCGGCGCCGGCGTTGCCCATTGCCCCAGCTCCAATATGCGCCTGGCCTCCGGCATCGCTCCAATCCGCGCCATGCTGGACCATGGGGTGAAGGTGGGGCTGGGGGTGGACGGCAGCGCCAGCAATGATGCTTCCCATATGCTGGCGGAGGCGCGACAGGCCATGCTCCTCCAGCGGGTCGCCCTGGAACGGCCCGATGCCCTCACGGCGGAGGAAGCCCTCTGGCTGGCCACCCGGGGCGGCGCCGCGGTCCTGGGGCGAGACGACATCGGGCAGCTATCCCCCGGGAAAGCCGCGGATTTCGCCGGATGGCGGCTGGATCGCCTGGATTACGCGGGCGCCCTCCATGATCCAGTGGCCGCCCTGGTGTTCTGCCAGCCCCGCCCGGCGGACCTCGTGGTCGTCCAGGGGAAGGTGATCATTGAGGATGGCGCGTTGCTGACGGTGGAAGAGGGACGCCTCATCGAGCGGCACAATCAGATCGCACGGCGCATCGTGCGAGGAGAATGA
- a CDS encoding 50S ribosomal protein L25, which translates to MAELVLNARPRTVTGKQVKALRRQGWIPAVLYGRHIQPMTIQVEGKELQRVLAQARGGAHLITLHVDGETHLVLIREVQREPIHREILHVDFQAVEMTEKIRVEVPVVFVGASPAVERGEGILVHGLTHVEIECLPKDLIEAITVDLSRLDRVDAAIYVRDLQVPPGITVVSDPDELIALVTAPAAEALEEAALPAETPEVEVIGRGKKEEEEEEE; encoded by the coding sequence ATGGCGGAGCTGGTGTTAAACGCGAGGCCGCGGACGGTAACAGGAAAGCAGGTGAAAGCCCTTCGCCGCCAGGGGTGGATCCCGGCGGTGCTTTACGGCCGGCACATCCAGCCGATGACCATTCAGGTGGAAGGCAAGGAGCTTCAGCGGGTCCTGGCCCAGGCTCGCGGCGGCGCCCATCTGATCACCCTCCACGTGGATGGCGAGACCCACCTGGTCCTGATCCGGGAGGTGCAGCGGGAGCCGATCCATCGGGAGATCCTCCATGTCGATTTCCAGGCGGTGGAGATGACCGAGAAGATCCGCGTGGAAGTCCCCGTGGTGTTTGTGGGGGCTTCCCCCGCGGTGGAACGCGGGGAGGGCATTCTGGTGCATGGGCTCACCCATGTGGAGATCGAATGTCTCCCGAAGGATCTCATCGAGGCCATCACGGTGGATCTGAGCCGCCTGGATCGTGTGGACGCGGCGATCTATGTGCGGGATCTTCAGGTGCCGCCCGGGATCACGGTGGTGAGCGATCCGGACGAGCTGATCGCCCTGGTGACGGCGCCGGCCGCGGAGGCTCTGGAAGAGGCGGCGCTGCCGGCTGAAACCCCTGAGGTGGAAGTTATCGGCCGCGGGAAGAAGGAGGAAGAGGAAGAAGAAGAGTGA
- the tsaD gene encoding tRNA (adenosine(37)-N6)-threonylcarbamoyltransferase complex transferase subunit TsaD has protein sequence MRILAIETSCDETAAAVVEDGRILLSHVVASQAAFHAKYGGIFPEIAARMHVEAIVPVTREAMAQAGRSWEDIDAIAVTYGPGLPGSLVVGVSFAKALAFARHKPLIAVNHLEGHLYAHRLRVEGNPTEDLPLPFLALIVSGGHTELIWVRDLLDHRRVGWTIDDAAGEAFDKVARLLGLGFPGGPAIERVAQQGDPRAFPLPALPRVDHPLWFSFSGLKTAVLRIVERFEGQPLPVADLAASFQAAVIEQLVTKTLEALRHYEAQAILISGGVSANRRLREEMARRAPVPVHVPPPWLCTDNAAMIGAAAALHARAGHFASLDLDVDPDAKIG, from the coding sequence ATGCGGATTCTGGCCATTGAGACATCCTGCGATGAAACGGCGGCCGCGGTGGTGGAAGACGGCCGCATCCTGCTCAGCCACGTGGTGGCTTCTCAGGCGGCCTTTCACGCCAAATATGGCGGCATTTTCCCGGAGATCGCCGCCCGCATGCATGTGGAGGCGATCGTGCCGGTAACCCGGGAGGCCATGGCCCAGGCCGGCCGCTCGTGGGAGGATATCGATGCGATCGCGGTGACCTACGGGCCGGGATTGCCGGGTTCCCTGGTCGTGGGGGTGAGTTTCGCCAAGGCTCTGGCCTTCGCCCGCCATAAGCCCCTGATCGCCGTCAATCACCTGGAAGGCCATCTCTACGCCCATCGGCTTCGGGTGGAAGGAAACCCCACCGAAGATCTCCCCCTTCCCTTTCTTGCGCTGATCGTCTCCGGCGGCCACACGGAGCTGATCTGGGTGCGGGATCTCCTGGATCACCGTCGGGTGGGCTGGACCATCGATGACGCCGCCGGGGAGGCCTTCGATAAAGTGGCGCGCCTCCTGGGCCTGGGGTTCCCGGGCGGGCCAGCCATCGAGCGCGTGGCCCAGCAAGGCGATCCGCGGGCGTTTCCCCTTCCGGCGCTTCCCCGGGTGGATCACCCCCTCTGGTTCAGCTTCAGCGGGCTGAAAACCGCGGTCCTCCGGATCGTGGAGCGCTTTGAAGGGCAACCGCTCCCGGTGGCAGATCTGGCCGCTTCTTTCCAGGCAGCGGTCATCGAGCAGCTGGTTACGAAAACCCTGGAGGCCCTGCGCCATTATGAAGCGCAGGCCATCCTGATCTCCGGTGGTGTCTCCGCCAACCGTCGGCTCCGGGAGGAGATGGCCCGCCGCGCCCCGGTTCCGGTTCATGTCCCCCCTCCCTGGCTCTGCACCGATAACGCGGCGATGATCGGCGCGGCGGCGGCACTGCATGCCCGGGCCGGCCACTTCGCATCCCTGGATCTCGATGTGGATCCCGATGCCAAAATCGGTTAG